The Methylomarinum sp. Ch1-1 genome contains the following window.
TCCAGCGGGTGAAAAAAGTCTGTTGGGTCGGGCCACTTATCAGATGAAATTCGATAGGCGTGGTGTCTTCACGGGCTTGTTTTTCGTTGATGAGCCGGTCGATGACGTCTCGCTGGAAATCGTCCTCGTGCTGACCTTCCGGACAGCGGTGATCGAAAAACAGCGTTGGCGGCTCGTCGCGTTTGCACCAGTAATAGCGGCGGCCGATTTGCCGTAGGCAGGCCTGGGCGACCGGAAAGCGTTCGGTGAATTCGTCGATGCGCTGAGACAGCGCATCGGTATCGGGCATGTTGCTCAATTCCAGCGCAAAACAGCCGTAACTGCCGGCGAGGCCGTCGTGGCGAATTTCCTCATCCATTGCCAGCGTGAAACTGTCGGCCGGGTTCAGTCTTTCCAGAATAGTTTCCTTGTTAATGCTCATCTGTTTTGATGCCGTAAGATCCATTGTTCCAGCGCAGCAAAGGTCTGCACATTATCCGGTTCAATTTCGGTGTCGGGCAGGGTGACGCCGTATTCATTCTCGATAAACATAATCAGGCGCATGATGCCCATGCTATCCAGTCCGGCTTCCAACAGATCATCGTGATCGCCGAATTGCTGCGGGTCGGCGACAAAAACGAGTTCCTGAAAGATAAAATCGCGTAGTTTCTTTTTCATGGCTTTTGTAGGGTATACTTAATTGCTTAAATGATAGCTGATTAGAGCTAAAATAGTCACGTAGGTTAACGAGAAAGGGGCCGCGAAAGCCGGGGCCGATACGCTTAAATATTGCAGGCATGGTCTGCGATGGATTTTTTTAGAGAGATAGATAGCATGATCATGGAGATGCAAGCAGGCTGGATTCATGGGGGATAGAGCGCACGTCATTATCATTGGCGCAGGCCCGGCCGGCGCTATCGCCGCGGCATTATTGAATAACAAAGGCTATCAGGTCTCCATCGTGGAACGCGAGGCTTTCCCCCGCTTCAGTATCGGCGAGAGTTTGTTGCCGCAATGCATGGAATTCATCGAGCAGGCAGGCATGCTCGATGCGGTCAGAGAGGCCGGTTTTCAGCTGAAAACCGGTGCGGCCTTCTTGCATCGCGATAAATATTCTGAATTTTGCTTTGCCGACAAGTATACCCCGGGCTTCGATTTTACCTATCAGGTGCAGCGCGACCGCTTCGACGCCTTGCTGGCCGATGAGGCTCAGCGTATGGGCTGTGAAATTCGCTGGCGACAGCAGGTAATCGCGGCCGATTTTACTGGCGGTCAGCCGGAGTTGACGGTTCGTGATCTGGTTAGCGGACAGGATTATCAATTGGCCGGCGATTTCGTTCTCGACGCCAGCGGCTTCGGCAGGGTGCTGCCGCGCT
Protein-coding sequences here:
- a CDS encoding acyl carrier protein, which translates into the protein MKKKLRDFIFQELVFVADPQQFGDHDDLLEAGLDSMGIMRLIMFIENEYGVTLPDTEIEPDNVQTFAALEQWILRHQNR